Proteins co-encoded in one Synechococcus elongatus PCC 6301 genomic window:
- a CDS encoding FUSC family protein: protein MKRLQLTLTRGQWRHLCKSALGVVVAIAIGNQLDQIQPDIWSLSDTTWSAVTVLVVLQANLGGLVKASTSRLQGTVIGGSCSTLVGLLLGFSPLSAGLSVFLSLACCLTAGLNDALRLAGLTSLIVQSSFALGVSQPWLVGLGRFTSVLVGVTIAFIISLLLWPQPALRQLDQELRSLFADAAQLYTALNLNGDQDEAIAAPQRTAGIQRLRQHLRLNRQSLDEIQHEPWLDHDRRSQPDLRAREADTLVFALYALVELRREGSMPPELESPDLDCCIQQGLQSLAQKLSLPAEIGQQLATVLKEQVEHLRTLRQRRALRSLDEADLLRGLAFLQEITLIGRLLLRLEGRLDNHRYWDVTAASE from the coding sequence ATGAAGAGGCTACAGCTCACACTCACGCGAGGGCAATGGCGTCACCTTTGCAAGAGTGCGCTGGGGGTCGTGGTGGCGATCGCGATCGGCAATCAGTTAGATCAGATTCAACCCGACATCTGGAGTTTAAGCGACACAACCTGGAGCGCTGTCACCGTCCTCGTTGTCCTGCAGGCCAACTTGGGGGGCTTAGTCAAAGCAAGTACCAGTCGTCTTCAGGGCACCGTCATTGGAGGAAGCTGCAGCACCTTAGTCGGGTTGCTGCTGGGCTTTTCCCCTTTGAGCGCCGGGCTTTCTGTCTTTCTCTCCTTAGCCTGCTGCTTAACGGCTGGGTTGAATGATGCTTTGCGGCTAGCGGGTCTAACCAGCTTGATTGTCCAAAGCAGCTTTGCGCTAGGTGTCAGTCAGCCTTGGTTGGTTGGACTGGGACGCTTCACCAGCGTCTTAGTGGGGGTCACGATCGCCTTTATCATCTCGCTGCTGCTCTGGCCTCAGCCAGCCTTGCGGCAGCTAGACCAAGAATTGCGATCGCTATTTGCTGATGCCGCCCAGCTCTACACTGCGTTGAATCTCAACGGCGACCAGGATGAGGCGATCGCAGCGCCGCAGCGCACAGCTGGTATTCAACGGCTCCGCCAGCATCTCCGACTCAATCGCCAGAGCCTCGATGAGATTCAGCATGAACCTTGGCTCGACCATGACCGTCGTAGCCAGCCCGATCTGCGAGCCCGCGAAGCCGACACGTTGGTTTTTGCCTTGTATGCCCTGGTGGAGCTCCGGCGCGAAGGTTCCATGCCGCCAGAACTGGAGAGCCCCGATCTCGATTGCTGCATTCAGCAAGGGCTGCAAAGCCTAGCTCAGAAGCTTTCCCTGCCTGCTGAGATTGGCCAGCAACTCGCTACAGTCCTAAAAGAGCAGGTTGAACATCTCCGCACTCTACGGCAACGCCGCGCCCTGCGATCGCTTGATGAGGCTGACTTACTGCGCGGCTTGGCATTCCTACAAGAGATCACGCTGATCGGTCGGCTGCTTCTCCGTTTGGAAGGCCGGCTGGACAATCATCGCTATTGGGATGTGACAGCTGCTAGTGAATGA
- the rpmI gene encoding 50S ribosomal protein L35, with product MPKLKTRKAAAKRFRISGNGKAIRRKAFKNHLLQHKNATRRRRLSQPEVVHETDQERVKLMLPYSF from the coding sequence ATGCCGAAACTCAAAACTCGCAAAGCAGCGGCGAAGCGGTTCCGCATCAGCGGTAACGGCAAAGCCATCCGCCGTAAGGCTTTCAAAAACCACCTGCTCCAACACAAAAATGCCACCCGCAGACGCCGGCTTAGCCAGCCTGAGGTTGTGCATGAGACCGACCAAGAGCGGGTGAAGTTGATGCTGCCTTACTCCTTCTAG
- the rplT gene encoding 50S ribosomal protein L20: MARVKRGNVARKRRNKILKLAKGFRSGNSKLFRTANQRVMKALTNAYRDRRRRKRDFRRLWIARINAAARLHGVSYSRLIGALKKADIQINRKMLAQLAVLDSAGFKAIVDLALKA, encoded by the coding sequence ATGGCTCGAGTGAAGCGCGGCAATGTTGCCCGCAAACGTCGTAACAAAATCCTGAAGCTGGCGAAGGGCTTCCGGAGCGGTAACTCCAAACTCTTCCGCACTGCCAACCAACGTGTCATGAAGGCATTGACCAATGCCTATCGTGACCGTCGTCGTCGCAAGCGGGACTTTCGCCGTCTTTGGATTGCCCGGATCAACGCCGCAGCTCGTCTGCACGGTGTCAGCTACAGCCGCTTGATCGGTGCTCTCAAGAAGGCCGACATTCAAATCAACCGCAAGATGCTCGCTCAATTGGCTGTCTTGGACAGTGCGGGCTTCAAAGCGATCGTGGACCTAGCACTGAAGGCTTAG
- a CDS encoding transporter substrate-binding domain-containing protein has translation MNKASRPTLLRRWLLLGTSVLASFFYGANTSGTIAADLETIKRRGYLIVGVQANVAPLSWQDAQGQWQGFEVDLARSLAAELLGNSAAVRFEGLQSRDRLPALLADRVDLLIAQMTVTDARQRVAQFSRPYYRDRIGLLTRRGITQPQRVAVLQGSSAIPLLRWQAPELALVGVKSYAAAQTALDRGQVDGIAADRLVLQQWQRQSDRYQLLPQQWGDFPLAIALPQGLQYRSLQIAIDRLIQNWDADDKLRDIRKRWGL, from the coding sequence ATGAATAAAGCCAGCCGACCGACCCTGTTGCGACGCTGGCTCCTTCTTGGGACGTCAGTATTGGCGTCCTTTTTTTATGGTGCGAACACCAGCGGTACGATCGCAGCTGATCTAGAAACAATTAAGCGCCGCGGCTACCTGATCGTTGGTGTGCAAGCTAACGTTGCCCCGCTGTCTTGGCAAGATGCCCAAGGTCAATGGCAGGGCTTTGAAGTCGATCTGGCGCGATCGCTGGCGGCAGAGTTATTAGGAAATTCAGCTGCAGTCCGATTTGAAGGCTTACAGAGCCGCGATCGCCTACCCGCCCTCCTAGCGGATCGCGTTGATCTACTGATCGCCCAAATGACCGTGACTGATGCGCGGCAGCGGGTGGCGCAGTTTAGTCGGCCCTACTACCGCGATCGCATTGGACTGCTCACAAGACGAGGGATCACTCAACCGCAGCGGGTAGCTGTCCTGCAGGGATCCAGTGCGATTCCCTTATTGCGCTGGCAAGCGCCCGAGTTGGCACTTGTGGGCGTCAAGAGCTACGCGGCAGCCCAAACGGCCCTCGATCGCGGTCAAGTCGATGGGATCGCGGCCGACCGCTTGGTTTTACAACAATGGCAGCGCCAGAGCGATCGCTATCAGCTGTTGCCCCAGCAATGGGGCGATTTTCCACTGGCGATCGCCCTGCCTCAAGGACTGCAGTACCGATCCCTTCAAATTGCCATCGATCGCCTGATCCAGAACTGGGATGCAGATG